ATACCGTCAGATGGACTTCAAGTTCCCGGTTTTGCTGTAGCCTACGTGTCGTGCGAGCGCATGCAATTCAGCCTAGTATAACTTTAGCGGatgtatggcttttttttttagatcggGTTAACTAAACTAGCGCTAAACGTTAAAGCAAAACACGAATTATTTTTGTGATAGGCAAGTTTCCAAAGAATGGACAAATAATAATGGTTCAAGTTTAATTCAATGATAATCCTCCACCGCCAGCTCACAGATGCTTTGGAACGCAACAAGTGCCACCTAGCGCACGAGAAACGATCGCTTCAGACGGACCATCAGTGGCTGCAGTGCAGGTGCATTTTTGCTCATCAGCAATCGTAAGTAAATTCATACACGACTCATAAAATGTTATTCTATAAACTAGACATGGAAGGAAACAAACTGAACAAATGCTTCAGATCAATGCATACATTTACAAACATCAATAGAATTCCCCACAAGCAGCAGTGCGGGATCTAACATCAgcctatacagtcgtggccaaaagttttgagaattacataaatattggaaattggaaaagttgctgcttaagtttttgtaatagcaatttgcacatactccagaatgttatgaagagtgatcagatgaattgcatagtccttctttgccatgaaaattaacttaatcccaaaaaaacctttccactgcatttcattgctgtcattaaaggacctgctgagatcatttcagtaatcgtcttgttaactcaggtgagaatgttgacgagcacaaggctgaagatcattatgtcaggctgactgggttagaatggcagacttgacatgttaaaaggagggtgatgcttgaaatcattgttcttccattgttaaccatggtgacctgcaaagaaacgagtgcagccatcattgcgttgcataaaaatggcttcacaggcaaggatattgtggctactaagattgaacctaaatcaacaatttataggatcatcaagaacttcaaggaaagaggttcaattcttgtaaagaaggcttcagggcgtccaagaaagtccagcaagcgccaggatcgtctcctaaagaggattcagctgcgggatcggagagccaccagtgcagagcttgctcaggaatggcagcaggcaggtgtgagcacatctgcacgcacagtgaggccaagacttttggaagatggcctggtgtcaaggagggcagcaaagaagcaacttctctccaaaaaaaaaaacatcagggacagattgatcttctgcagaaagtatagtgaatggactgctgaggactggggcaaagtcatattctccgatgaagcaactttccgattgtttggggcatctggaaaaaggcttgtccggagtagaaaaggtgagcactaccatcagtcctgtgtcatgccaacagtaaagcatcctgacacaattcatgtgtggggttgcttctcatccaagggagtgggctcactcacaattctgcccaaaaacagccatgaataaagaatgataccaaaacaccctccaacagcaacttcttccaacaatccaacaacagtttggtgaagaacaatgcattttccagcacgattgaGCACCGTGCcttaaggcaaaagtgataacttagtggctcggggaccagaatgttgaaatttttggtccatggcctggaaactccccagatcttaatcccattgagaacttgtggtcaatcctcaagaggcaggtggacaaacaaaaacccacaaattctgacaaactccaagaagttattatgaaagaatgggttgctatcagtcaggatttggcccagaagttgattgagagcatgcccagtcgaattgcagaggtcctgaaaaagaagggccaacactgcaaatactgactctctgcataaatgtcatgtaattgtcgataaaagcctttgaaacgcatgaagtgcttgtaattatatttcagtacatcacagaaacaactgaaacaaagatctaaaagcagtttagcagcaaactttttgaaaactaatatttatgtaattctcaaaacttttggccacgactgtacacagtaatctagtttttttgtttgtttttcaaagtcTTTTAAAAATGCAGAGATAATTAAGGAGCGCATATTTGGGGGAATAAATCTCAAACAAGGCATCACACAATGCAGCAACTCGTGCAACAAATGTTTCAGATTAACAGGTGTTTATTCATGTtcaaacattttcatattttgtatgttaGAAAGGGAGTGGTGGGTGAATGTGATTATTTTACATGTTCCAaatttgatttgaacagaagagAAAACCaaaccagtattttattttatcagtaaTTTGAGTGTGTCTATAGTTTTAGTTCCACAAATGATGAATCATAAAATTAAGaacaaagacaaaaatactgacaaAAAGGACACAGAAATTTCACTTTTCATCTGTTTTTACAGAAGAAAATAAATCTCTACAAGCAAAGAAAAACATACTTACCTTTAATGCACAATTAGACAAGGCAATGCTACATCTTAGAGGCTCTCTATTAGATGCTGGCATTGCTGACGTGGTTAAGCCATTAACATTGCTTGTGAGGGGTTTCATATAAAAGAACCATAAAACCAGCatccattttttaaaattaaatgttttgttaatgAACTAGTTGTTTTGATGGCAGTAATGTCTGAAATAGAAGAATACAACTATTTCCGCAATGTAATTTGCATAATTTCCCCATCAAAATGGTTGATGTCCAGAAGATATGTGCCATTCAGTCACAGACCTGATGTTATTTCTCTATAAACCCACTGACACTACAGACTTTACACCTCAAGTTGTACTGTTAAGAGATCTGACTAGatgcaaaaagaagaaaaaaaaggagaaacaaaaAAAGCAGAAACCTTTCGAGAAGAGGTTGTGAACAGGTGCACAAGTATTTCTTTCATAGAAATCAATGTGAAATCAAAACAGTTGAGTAGTTGCAATAGCCCCAAAAACTGgagtaaaaaaacaaaccaaaaaaatatgCACTTctagaaagattttttttcttttgtcaatcatttctgttttgagcttgAGCCAGAGTGGGATGATCCAGATGAGCCTCTGCGCCTACAGATagaaaaagacaaagagaaagaaaaagaccaTGACAGATTAAAAGATTTGGTTTTTGAAATCAAAACAAAGCATAAAAAATCTATTGTACAGAGAAAAGAACAATTGTGTCAAATTGTTTCAAAAATGTATCATCACTGAGCCCTGTGTATAACCCTTGTGCACTGTTCGATTTCTGTGTACACCCTTTATGGAGCGGGTCAAATTGACCCTAATTGGATTCAATACAATTCCTCAAAAATCACACTATGAAAAACAACAAAGATTAAGGTACAAACTGTAAACTTTTAATATCAACATTTGTCAAATATTCCAAGAAAAATATATCTGAAGATatgatttaatgaaaatgttttttaaccattttttaaaactgttttgttttgacaaaatttgaaaataaacagtATGCTGACTTGCTTTgcatatacaattaatttattattttttcttcttatttcttAGAACATCCTAACTGAACAATGTAGCtgtataatgaaaatatttacttttccTAAATTGGCTCATTTCATAAAGTCAAGAAGTTACTTCTGACATCGCGCTTGGATGGGCACACCTCACATCTCTTCCGTTTTTTCCTATCATCTGTGTTCACTCCTTCATTTTCTGTGGGTCTGACTTCAGATCCACCTGCTTGCACTGACTCAACCAAAGCTGCAGCCGCTGGTGATCGAGGTGGGCAGGCGCGTCTCTGGATCTCAGGTGTGATGAGAGCTTTTCCCAGCTCCTCCAGGAACAACCGACGTTTATTCAATTTGCCCTCATTCCAGGTTTGGTTGATATCACGCCACAGGACGAAGGCAATATATGCTGACACGTCCAAGATGTTGTAGAAGACCACCAGAGGCCAACGGACAGTCCTGCGCTGGCAGCTGTAGGCTGATGTGACTTTGTCCAAATTGTCAACCCCTCCTTTCGTGGAATTATAGTTCAGTATCATTTCTGGCTTCAGGTCCTCTCTTGCACTCAGTGATGCATCTCTGTGCATTGTACTCATCACAAGGACATTCTTGTTTCTTTTGGGGCAGTAAGAAACTACTGTTGCATTTTCCGAGAGAGCAAATTTTAACGAATGCACGTTTCTGCCCTCCATGTTCAGAATCTCTCTGGGTagctcaggttttttttttttcactgttccAATCAAAGTCAGCTTTCGCTTGAGTAGCTCCACACCAAAGTTGTACGATGTAAAGAAGTTGTCACAGGTTATGCAGTGACCTTGCAGCCCTTCACTCATTTGTAGAACCACACGCATCCCCTGGTTTCTCTCAGGTTCTCCACCTGATGGCTTGCCTGTGTAAATCTGCATTTTCCAGGCATAGCTGGACTTGGAATCACAGGCTGCCCATACTTTGATGCCATATCTGGCTGGCATTTTTGGAATGTACTGGCGAAAAGGACAGCGTCCTCTGAATGGTACAAGGCGTTCATCCACTGTAATGTGTGGCCCAGGGTTGTAAAGACGAGGCAGAATTTCTCCCCATTTATCCCACCCATCTCTGATTGCCACTAATTTGTCCCGCTCACGTCGACTGGGTCTGGTTTCACGGTCATCAAAACGGATGACCCGAGAAATGATGTGGAATCTTTCCTGAGACATTGTGGAGCGAAATATTGGCCTTCCACACTCTGTACTCCATAAACTGGCAGTTGCCTCTCCCTTTGATCTGTACACTCCAGCTAAAATTAGCAAACCAATGTAAGCATTCAAATCAATAAGATCAAGTGGTTTCCATTTCTCACCAAACACACGGCTTCCCTCCAGATTGGTCATATCCAGAATAGTCTTCTCTATTGGTTGTAAATACAGATCAAAAGCTGAATGTATGTCGTGGACTCTTCAAATCCAAATCGTGTTGGCAACTGGAATGTTCTTGATAACCATGGATGCTGGCAGTCTTCCCCACTGTTGTGGGGGTGTAGAGGTCCATTCTATTTTACCATCTTTTGACATCCATCGCTCAAAGCTTGATGGTTGCTGTGATTCATCATTTCTCTCTGATGAGGTGGATGATGTGGCAGCCTCTTCCTCAGAGTGATCCATAGACCATTCATTTTCTGTATCTTCATCAGCATTTTCATCAATCTCTGAAGCATCCTCTAACTCTGAAACATCTTCATCTGTATCAGTATCATACTCCAAAACCTGTGAAATTACTTCTTTTACTGTAAATCTTTGGGAGCTCATTTTTCCTGCTGTCTATGTCGAAGTCTTGTAAGACAATGAGCAAAAGTGTGGGAAAGCTCATTATTCACTCACAAGGGAGTGAGAAACAGGACATAACAAAAACAtacatcaaataaatgttttttatttatgttttggctCTGTGAAGCTGCCTTTGAAAATCCTACATAAAAGGTTTGGTTAAAAGCTAGGTATTTCAGATATCTTGAATATATAAATGAGAGCTTATTTTACTATCTGTGTCTTGTCAAAgattttcatttgtaatttgcCATTAATTCTGAACACCATGATTTAGCTTTTTGAAGTGTGTTTGGTTAGGGTTAGAGCACTTTTAGATGCACTTACTTTAGAACTGTAGTTGATGGCCtgacatacataaaataaatgtttttattatgtgtCTGTACAGTTGCTTTTGAATAGCTGCCTATGAGGGTCAAATTGACCCGCGAACATCACGAACGTAatagtaattttatttgtatatttcaaAAAACACCAGCATGTTGAAACTTTGCATGCATTTTCATGATGAAAAATGAGAAAAAGTCACAAAATATCAAGAGAAAAAACATAGGTTAACCAGTATTTCCAACAACTAGAAAATCTAAATCTCAAATTGACCCGCAACATAACACAAGGGTTAATGCAGAAGGACGCCTGGCATCCAGGCCACCATGTGTTACACCAAACCTTTCAGACGAGTGCGATCGTGTGCGTCTTTTTTTGCGGCCAACAGAGGAGGACCTGGAGCGACTCCTCTTCTGGCCTCCCTCTGGCGATGATGAAGGGGAGCGAGACCTCTTCTTTGCAGAAGCAGAGCCCTTTCCTGATCTGGAGCTGGATCTTTCAAAGGGGATAAATAAGCATTTACATAAGGTAAACAAATATCATTACACAGATTACTATAATAACATGATCAAAGGGACTGAAATGAGAGGAAAGCATCCACCCACATCCTGCGAAATACTAGAGTGTATATTACAACTTCTGAAAAGACCAAAACTGCAAGTCTGACCAACTGAACCTTCAGCAGAACAAAGCTGAAACTGTCAGTACAACTTACAGCTCTAATTGCCTGTTAGGTGTTACCAGATAAATGGAGATCTGGGACACTGAATAATGAACAACAGCTCCAAAAGGAGACACATTTTCTAAAAGCACAAGAAAGCTCTTGACATCTATGCTGAGatcaaatagtaaaaaataatcctGTTCAGACATTGCCAAAGAGATAAAGTGACATCACACTGCTCCCCACATCACCCTCATTTGTTCTACGCTGATCAAAAGTTGATTTGTGTTCAGACTTAGGACAAAGAGTTCACTACAAGCACTGGCTGTTCACACACACTCTTTCCTGGAGAGTGCATGTCACCTCATTCACCTGGAGTTGGACCTGGAGCGAGAGCGAGATCTGGAACTGGATGAGCTCCTGGACCGGGATCTGCTAAACAccgacatgaaaaaaaaaaagaaaaaaaaaaaaagaaaaaagaagaagaaaaacaccaCAGATTTTTCCAATAGTGTTAAAGACGTGCTGATGAAAACCCAAGAAAAGTAGCCTTTTAAAAGGctttaaaatactttcaaattGTATTGATGGCATGAATTCTGAATTGAATAACAACGAATTGACATGATCACTTTCATTAAACGAACATCAAGTTTTATAATGTCAATCAAAAGGCATTTGAAAAAAGaccaaatatttttaaaaacactaaaggaggcaaagataaaaaaattcaaaattaaaacgATTTGAGCTGATACTGACATTTGCCTGGAGTTACCCTTGACCTGTACCCTTTTACCTGGACCTAGACCGGGAACTTGAACTGGACGAGTGAGATGATGACCGTGAGGAGCTGGAGCGAGTCCCTTTCTTCTCCTCACTATCATCCAATTCATACTTGGACAAATCTGCAttatcctcatcatcatcctaaTAGCATAAAGAACAAAAAGACACCAAAAACTGAGATAAGTTCAATCATCTGCAGAAGCTTGAAGGATTTGTTCACACTGCACCCTATTATAATTCATTTTTCATATCTGATATTTATGACTAATAAAATCCATTTAAAACAGCAACAAATCGTAGAACcagcaacacaaaacaagaaaacaatcCCTTACATCAAGTTTGTATTTTGAAAGATctccatcttcatcatcttcatcctcctcctcctcctcatcattattattattattattcttttttggtTCCTCCTTCTTTTCAGTGTCCTTCGTGCTTTTCCCACGATACTTCTTTTTTATGCGCCCAAACTGTCCATAAAACAAAATTGTACAAATGCAGGTTTCTGTTAGTATGTATTGTGAGAAGTGAtatacaaattgaaaaaaataaatagataaaaacccCCACTGACTTCATCATACTCGCCATCGGACTCCTCTTGCTCATTGTAGACTAAATTCTCTCTCTCATTGAAGCCTCCACCATATCCTGTTAGAGACATTCATCCAGAATATGACATTAACCAAAAATTAATTACATTGCAGTCAATATGCAataaaggaaataataataaaaatatacctgTCCTTTCCTCCAGTTTGGCATATTTAGGAGTGTTACACATGTTGCACTCTGATCTTCTGGCCCAATTTACATTGCCACATCTAGATTAAAAGCAAGAACAAGTTCAGATATGAATAACATTGGTATATTACAAGGGTCTCAAACTCATAAGCAAGAGAATGAAAAGGCCCTTTTCAAGGTATTTACAAGACCTGATCAACTTGTAATAGTGGTTGAATTATTGAGCATCACACAAAAATTGGCCTTTAGTTTGGATGTCCTTTCAGAActaaacaaaaatggggtgatcCACCTCaggaaaatgagaaaaactttatATATTCTTGTCTTAACTAGCTTATAGTCCAATATGGGTTGGATGGATTGGAGAATGTAAGCCCGTAAAATGCAATTCCAGTTCTTGATGGTCATTGTCTTGCAGGGTTTGGCTGCACGTATGGTTGCAattttctagtaatcctgaagaccctTCAAGTAAAGCTAGAAATATCATAATTATGAGTTCCAAGCAAACGAATGGCAAAGTGAAGTTGTTTTTACAAGTGGGAAACTTGGAATTCTAGATGATATGCAAGTTGTCAAGTCGGAAAGGTTGTGTCGATTTTAAACATGCTGAAAACACTCATCTAAAATACAGAATCTAGCTGTAATCCAAACATAGAGTGAGCCTGTAGAGAATGGTGTAAGTTTGCTTTAAGTAACAAATTTAATGTGAGAGTTTGTTACAAGGAACACTTGACTCAAGCTGTAGTCACACTAGACCGAGCACGCAAAATTTCTACAGATGCTGCAATGGTTGTAATATGATGCCACACTTAACTGTATCTTTttaaaaagacaatttaatatatactgcatccaaaatgtaaaaaaaaaaaaatacaatcttcTCCACTTTACTGCAATCCTGCATATTTAAAGGGGACCAAATCTCAATTTTATGAGGTTTGACCACAGATGTGTATCCACATTATGTAAACAACCTATTAATGGTAAAAACACACCCAATCCTTTTTTATAATCCCCATAAACGAGTGGTTACATATTTAGACTAGTCTAAGAGTAGGGGGAGCCCAGCCCATGATTGGTGATGATCTGAGTGAGCCGCACACAGTCAGCCATGTTTATATCATCAATAGAGCAGCTAGTGATACACATTATAACGGTTCTTTTGTTGGCTGTAATAATAAACATAAGAGTCCTCCATAAACTCCCGGCCTCTGAGGATGCAGTGGATTCATTTTATTCACCTTAGACTTAAATTACCTCAGAAGATGTAAAAAAAGGGGCATAAAAGATCAAGGggcagagttcaccaaacttaaACTTTGGAACACAGTGAATTTTGCATGAGCTTGTTTCCTGAGTCCAGCATTCACGTCTACGAATCGAAGTCAATGGAACAAAAAGTAACGTGACTGAACCTTCAGAGGTACGAGTTCCCCAGATGCACTTGAAGAGGGCATTTGGTTCGAtttctctagtgtgtgtgtggattagggatggagctaaactctgtaggacagggCTTGTCAAAACAACAACTTGTCATCCACACATTCAATGCTACACAGGAAAAAGTGGTTGAATTAGAAGCAGCATTACACAGAAAGATCTGTGACGTCTTATTTTTTACATCAACATTTTTAAGTGAACCGACCCCAATCATTGCTGTTCATGGCAGGATATGCTGTGTGCATTTATTCTGCACCATTAAGCAGGCTGAGCAGCGTGGAGTTCAAATGAGAAGTAAAATATGAAGAAGTCAGAAGGAATGGTTTCCTTAAACATCATTGAAacaaatttaaaagaaatgttgtcAGTGTAGAAAGGCAAGAATGGCTGAAACATTCCACTTTCTCACACTGAATTCAACAGATACTGGagatattaataattatgaatgtgTTTATAATGCATAGTGAAAGTGTAATAAAGACATTTTAGCAATACCCACGTTTTGCACTGCCAATCGTTGGCACTGAAGAGACCTCTGCTCTTCTCAGCCAGAGTCTTTCCAATCTCTGTTCCCCCTGCTTTCATCATTTTTGCTTCAGTTGTTTTTTCTGTTTAAGGAAAATCGGCTAATTAGTTTAGACTAATCATGATAAAGTACTGCAAGCATGTATTGATGCTTTTGTATAACACACCCCTAATATACAAAACCTAATGATTATACAAACATTTATAATCCACTTACCCCTGCCACATCTGTTACAACTCGTTCTTCTAGCAAAGTTGACATTTCCACACCTAAAATATTATAAACGCAAAACTGGTTAGGTCTCTGAACATTATAACAACAACATGAACAACATCCATGCACACAAAGAACAGGCctgacattttcaaaaaaaaaaaaaaaagtgagacgTTCCAATGGAGCACAAatttgaaagataaaaaaaaaaagtcctataGCCCAAGGCATTGTAACTAACTTACTAATGAAGTACGTTAAGTTAGCAGACTCGTGCACATAGCTGCTGAGATTATAGCTTAAcctaaaaattatgaaaatgtaattaaaaattatttgaaattcagTGTTTCAGTGGATAGAAATGAATATACCGTTTAATTATGTTAAGAAAAATGAAAAGGCCGCGTTTAATGTCCCGTTACAGCCGCGTGCTAACGCTAACAAATGCTATGCTAACAGAAGCGTGTGATCTTCTATCAGCCAACATTAATTTCCCCAGAAGGTTTAACTGCTAAGTAATGCGAATATACCCTTTTATGCATTATTGcgagttaaaataaaccattaTACAGCAAGTCTTACTTTTTATCGGGACAAACCCAGTCTCCGTCGCTAACGCGAAAACTCTTTCCCGACATGTTCGTCCTCTTTAGGTGCCCCCGCCACAAATCCGTCAGAGAAAGGAAGAACTCCTTATGAGCActgatatatatttattacaccAACTCAAGCGTTTGAACCTAAACATACGGCAAAAACAACACTAACGTTATACAGAGTGCGAAAGAGCGTATGCAGGAATACGTTTGCTACACCGAAAGCCAAACGGGTTGCGTCTCATAATCTAATTGGCTCTCTAGTCAGTTTCGCACATGAGTGATGCTGTCTAGACAGGCGGCTCGCTAGGTTTTTGAGCCTCAGCCACTAGTACAAGCTTCGTTATAATTACATACGCGCATTGAAGTCTTTTTAGAATTATTTCTTAAAGGATTGAGTTTGTCTGACCTACATGTGTGACAGTTCAAACAGATGACGAAAACAGACCCTGCTGATCATTTCAATATGAGCTATTATTGTGGCGtcgaataataataaaataagtcaatataataacaaataagACAAAATATTTTGCCCAAATGCAGTATCAACACAGTAGTAATGATATATTGTTCTGTATATGCACAtgctaaataaaactaaagacttgaAAAAACACTACTATGAAACaaaccataaataaataatgtaagatATTATTTTCAGTTAGTTCATATAACTTTTTGAATTCAATGCCATAAGAAGGTATAGCCTAACCTAATAGTAGTAGCCTACATATTTTTATTAGCTGCCAAAAAGTTACATAAATTTCGGTGCTTTTAAAACATTACGTTTCGGCATAATAACGTACGAAATTTGTTTAGTTTTCATGTATGTCGTATTTTATAATTGCATAAATATTATACCGTCTAAAATGTCattctgaaaataaacaaaacacatcaaAGACACAAATGTCTATTATGCACACAGTGTTCTGTTAATTTCTAAAATTCATCCCAAATAATCTTGagtaaatataatgataaaacaaacaaacaaaaaagtttatatttcctGTGCACAAAATTCACAGCTATGAAATGTTAAGCTTAAATCTTTCCAAAAAATGCTGTATAAATATAGACATTATTTAATCGTTTTCATTTTCTCAATTGGGATTTAAATgtgtccactagatggcagaTCGTGTTCACCACACAACAGTCTGGAGAATTCGTACCTTTGGCAGCATCAACTGTCTGTACTCACTAAAGGCTTGTTCCCATGTTAACATTTACACATGCATCACATAAAAGAGTCAATATCACAGACCTACATGCCATTGCCATATGTGAAGAACATGCAGATATCCACAGACATATGGTGACACATCTCTGAATCTTTCCATTCAAATGCTATGCAATGCCTCACACATGCCAACATTTTGCAGACCTTGGTCCAGTTAGGCTTGAAGGCACACACGTTGCTGGGCCAGATGGAGTTGAGACATCCCTCCCATGGCGAGTTCTCAGTCCTGCAGGAATTAGATAGGACCCATCCTCGCTGGTGCTCACCAAGCTAAGCCTGTCCTCCATTCTCTGCCAACTCACGCTGTTTCAGAGGTCTCTCGCACAGCTGGTGCATTGCTTATGAGTCAGAATGCCCACATTGTTTTTCAAGTGGATGTGTTTAAAAATATCTGATGCCCACATTTTACCATGGCCATTTACATAAACACGTTTTTGGATGGACAGTTTTGTTGAGGAATGCTACACATAAATGTTAAGTAATTGAATGCAAAAATTATGTTAATGACAAAGCCTTAATGGCAGACTTTATCTAGTATTTACTCGTTTTTTTTGCCTGCACCCTTACATCAAATTGACTTTGGTAAAACAGCACCAGCCAAGAAAagatatgtaaatgtattaagattaGCTTTCCTTTCTACCATGTTTGTGTATGAGTGCATAAAAGGACAAATAGACATTTCTGCAGGAGCTCACTGAAAGGAAAACAAGAACTTGGATTATGAATAATACATCTCTCTATCAGTAGAATCATGAGAAAGAACACACTCTTCTGAgagagtttttaaaaaaaatattattattattattatttttactatttaaaagctCAAAATAGTCCTGCAACATTTTTCAGCCTCctcatttttaaaagaaatttaaaagaAGTGTTGTCAGTGTAGAAAGGCAAGAATGGCTGAAACATTCCACTTTCTCCCACTGAATTCAACAGATACTGGagatattaataattatgaatgtgTTTATAATGCATAGTGAAAGTGTAATAAAGACATTTTAGCAATACCCACGTTTTGCACTGCCAATCGTTGGCACTGAAGAGACCTCTGCTCTTCTCAGCCAGAGTCTTTCCAATCTCTGTTCCCCCTGCTTTCATCATTTTTGCTTCAGTTGTTTTTTCTGTTTAAGGAAAATTGGCTAATTAGTTTAGACTAATCATGATAAAGTACTGTAAGCATGTATTGATGCTTCTTTTGTATAACACACCCCTAATATACAAAACCTAATGATTATACAAACATTTATAATCCACTTACCCCTGCCACATCTGTTACAACTCATTCTTCTAGCAAAGTTGACATTTCCACACCTAAAATATTATAAACGCAAAACTGGTTAGGTCTCTGAACATTATAACAACAACATGAACAACATCCATGCACACAAAGAACAGGcctgacattttaaaaaaaacagtgagacGTTCCAGTGGagcacaaattgaaaaaaaaaaaagtcctataGCCCAAGGCATTGTAACTAACTTACTAATGAAGTACGTTAGCAGACTCGTGCACATAGCTGCTGAGATTATAGCTTAAcctaaaaattatgaaaatgtaattaaaaattatttgaaattcagTGTTTCAGTGAATAGAAATGAATATACCGTTTAATTATGTTAAGAAAAATGAAAAGGCCGCGTTTAATGTCCCGTTACAGCCGCGTGCTAACGCTAACAAATGCTATGCTAACAGAAGCGTGTGATCTTCTATCAGCCAACATTAAGTTCCCCAGAAGGTTTAACTGCTAAGTAATGCGAATATACCC
This is a stretch of genomic DNA from Carassius carassius chromosome 10, fCarCar2.1, whole genome shotgun sequence. It encodes these proteins:
- the LOC132151792 gene encoding zinc finger Ran-binding domain-containing protein 2-like isoform X3 is translated as MSGKSFRVSDGDWVCPDKKCGNVNFARRTSCNRCGREKTTEAKMMKAGGTEIGKTLAEKSRGLFSANDWQCKTCGNVNWARRSECNMCNTPKYAKLEERTGYGGGFNERENLVYNEQEESDGEYDEFGRIKKKYRGKSTKDTEKKEEPKKNNNNNNDEEEEEDEDDEDGDLSKYKLDDDDEDNADLSKYELDDSEEKKGTRSSSSRSSSHSSSSSSRSRSSRSRSRSSSSSRSRSRSRSNSRSSSRSGKGSASAKKRSRSPSSSPEGGQKRSRSRSSSVGRKKRRTRSHSSERFGVTHGGLDARRP
- the LOC132151792 gene encoding zinc finger Ran-binding domain-containing protein 2-like isoform X1, whose translation is MSGKSFRVSDGDWVCPDKKCGNVNFARRTSCNRCGREKTTEAKMMKAGGTEIGKTLAEKSRGLFSANDWQCKTCGNVNWARRSECNMCNTPKYAKLEERTGYGGGFNERENLVYNEQEESDGEYDEFGRIKKKYRGKSTKDTEKKEEPKKNNNNNNDEEEEEDEDDEDGDLSKYKLDDDDEDNADLSKYELDDSEEKKGTRSSSSRSSSHSSSSSSRSRSSRSRSRSSSSSRSRSRSRSNSRSSSRSGKGSASAKKRSRSPSSSPEGGQKRSRSRSSSVGRKKRRTRSHSSERRRGSSGSSHSGSSSKQK
- the LOC132151792 gene encoding zinc finger Ran-binding domain-containing protein 2-like isoform X2, translated to MSGKSFRVSDGDWVCPDKKCGNVNFARRTSCNRCGREKTTEAKMMKAGGTEIGKTLAEKSRGLFSANDWQCKTCGNVNWARRSECNMCNTPKYAKLEERTGYGGGFNERENLVYNEQEESDGEYDEFGRIKKKYRGKSTKDTEKKEEPKKNNNNNNDEEEEEDEDDEDGDLSKYKLDDDDEDNADLSKYELDDSEEKKGTRSSSSRSSSHSSSSSSRSRSRSRSRSSSSSRSRSRSRSNSRSSSRSGKGSASAKKRSRSPSSSPEGGQKRSRSRSSSVGRKKRRTRSHSSERRRGSSGSSHSGSSSKQK
- the LOC132151792 gene encoding zinc finger Ran-binding domain-containing protein 2-like isoform X4 encodes the protein MSGKSFRVSDGDWVCPDKKCGNVNFARRTSCNRCGREKTTEAKMMKAGGTEIGKTLAEKSRGLFSANDWQCKTCGNVNWARRSECNMCNTPKYAKLEERTGYGGGFNERENLVYNEQEESDGEYDEFGRIKKKYRGKSTKDTEKKEEPKKNNNNNNDEEEEEDEDDEDGDLSKYKLDDDDEDNADLSKYELDDSEEKKGTRSSSSRSSSHSSSSSSRSRSRSRSRSSSSSRSRSRSRSNSRSSSRSGKGSASAKKRSRSPSSSPEGGQKRSRSRSSSVGRKKRRTRSHSSERFGVTHGGLDARRP
- the LOC132151287 gene encoding piggyBac transposable element-derived protein 4-like, whose amino-acid sequence is MTNLEGSRVFGEKWKPLDLIDLNAYIGLLILAGVYRSKGEATASLWSTECGRPIFRSTMSQERFHIISRVIRFDDRETRPSRRERDKLVAIRDGWDKWGEILPRLYNPGPHITVDERLVPFRGRCPFRQYIPKMPARYGIKVWAACDSKSSYAWKMQIYTGKPSGGEPERNQGMRVVLQMSEGLQGHCITCDNFFTSYNFGVELLKRKLTLIGTVKKKKPELPREILNMEGRNVHSLKFALSENATYNAQRCITECKRGPEARNDTEL